One window from the genome of Spirosoma rhododendri encodes:
- the treZ gene encoding malto-oligosyltrehalose trehalohydrolase — MHTPFSVDTRTLGVTFPRPNEAQVVLWAPLLKQVSIKVYGQPNALPLRREELGYWCLTTDQIQPGDRYTFVVNGRDEWPDPTSLSQPQGVYGPSETLDTNLFRWQDQDWRNPALADYLIYELHTGAFTPEGTFAAIEERLDYLNELGINAIEIMPVGQFPDGRNWGYDGVFPFAAQNAYGGPAALQQLVDACHRKGIAVVLDVVYNHLGLEGNYVQEFGPFLTDNYSTPWGGAVNVDDSWCDGVRQFILQNALMWLRDFHIDALRLDAVHAIKDLGPVHILAELREQVDQLMEKTGRRHYLLVECDLNDPRFIDPRAEHGYGMDAQWIDEFHHALRVAAGEKQQGYYADFDGISHLAKSYRDAYVYDGQFSTVRKKRFGRRAETNPGQQFIVFSQNHDQVGNRKLGERSSQLYSFAMQKVMAGSVLTSPYVPLLFMGEEWSETAPFLYFVSHSEPALVDAVRQGRQEEFVDFQDDGPVPDPLDEDTFLRSQLQWPLLEQEPHQTMFRYYQRLIALRKQHPALRHLDRTTVAVAVNEEQQTLLVHRWHEKQQVLCLMNFSGTAQSVSIPDAGKRWQKLLDSADSQWLGTGGSADSLTDTNTLVLQPESLLVLSLGHD; from the coding sequence ATGCATACGCCGTTTTCAGTCGATACGCGCACCCTGGGGGTAACATTTCCCCGGCCAAACGAAGCACAGGTAGTGTTATGGGCCCCATTGCTCAAACAGGTATCGATCAAGGTCTACGGGCAGCCGAACGCATTGCCGCTCAGGCGGGAAGAGCTGGGGTACTGGTGCCTGACAACCGATCAGATTCAGCCCGGCGACCGCTACACCTTTGTAGTCAATGGCCGGGATGAGTGGCCCGACCCCACCTCGCTGTCGCAGCCGCAGGGCGTGTACGGCCCGTCGGAAACGCTGGATACGAACCTGTTCCGCTGGCAGGATCAGGACTGGCGCAACCCGGCCCTGGCCGATTATCTGATCTACGAACTGCATACGGGGGCATTCACGCCGGAGGGGACATTTGCTGCAATTGAAGAGCGGCTGGATTACCTGAACGAGCTGGGCATCAACGCGATCGAGATTATGCCCGTTGGCCAGTTTCCGGACGGGCGAAACTGGGGCTATGATGGCGTATTTCCATTTGCCGCCCAGAACGCATACGGCGGGCCCGCTGCCCTACAGCAGCTGGTAGATGCCTGTCACCGGAAAGGTATCGCCGTTGTGCTCGACGTGGTATACAACCATCTGGGGCTCGAAGGCAATTACGTACAGGAGTTCGGCCCCTTCCTGACGGATAACTATTCTACGCCCTGGGGCGGGGCGGTCAACGTTGACGACAGCTGGTGCGATGGGGTGCGGCAGTTCATTCTCCAGAACGCCCTGATGTGGCTGCGGGACTTCCACATCGATGCGTTGCGGCTCGATGCCGTTCACGCCATCAAAGACCTGGGCCCGGTGCATATTCTGGCCGAACTACGCGAGCAGGTCGATCAGCTGATGGAAAAAACGGGTCGGCGGCATTACCTGCTGGTCGAGTGCGATCTCAACGATCCCCGGTTTATTGATCCCCGCGCTGAACACGGCTACGGGATGGATGCTCAGTGGATAGACGAGTTTCACCACGCGCTGCGGGTGGCGGCCGGTGAAAAGCAACAGGGGTACTACGCTGATTTCGACGGCATAAGTCACCTTGCCAAATCGTACCGGGATGCGTACGTGTACGATGGGCAGTTTTCGACCGTCCGGAAGAAACGCTTTGGCCGCAGGGCAGAAACCAATCCGGGGCAGCAGTTTATCGTTTTCTCGCAAAACCACGATCAGGTCGGGAACCGCAAATTGGGTGAGCGCTCCAGCCAGCTGTATAGCTTCGCCATGCAGAAAGTAATGGCCGGGTCCGTGCTGACAAGCCCGTATGTGCCCCTGCTCTTTATGGGCGAAGAGTGGAGCGAAACGGCTCCGTTCCTGTATTTCGTGAGTCATTCGGAACCCGCCCTCGTCGATGCTGTGCGGCAGGGGCGGCAGGAGGAGTTTGTTGATTTTCAGGACGATGGGCCGGTGCCGGACCCGCTCGATGAAGATACGTTTCTGCGTTCGCAGCTCCAGTGGCCGCTGCTGGAGCAGGAGCCCCACCAAACGATGTTTCGGTATTATCAGCGACTGATAGCCCTGCGCAAACAGCACCCGGCATTGCGCCATCTCGATCGCACAACCGTGGCTGTTGCGGTGAACGAGGAGCAGCAAACCTTGCTGGTGCACCGCTGGCACGAGAAGCAGCAGGTGCTTTGCCTGATGAATTTTTCCGGTACGGCTCAGTCTGTTTCAATCCCCGACGCTGGCAAACGCTGGCAAAAACTGCTCGACTCCGCCGATTCTCAGTGGCTGGGTACGGGCGGGTCGGCTGATTCGCTGACCGACACAAATACACTGGTTTTACAACCCGAATCGCTGCTCGTTTTATCCCTCGGTCACGACTGA
- a CDS encoding zinc-dependent alcohol dehydrogenase, giving the protein MDATMKAALKTATGEFDVTEVETPKIPHPDWVLARIRVAGICGTDLRHWKKAEPEFEHHIMGHEMAGEVVEVGPEVTSVKPGDRVVIETVLGDGTCDWCRVQQYNLCPNLYPVRMETVSRAFAKYVIGPAEKFHVLPDHVSFEEATLLDTFSVGLHAIQLSGIRLNDKVAVIGAGPIGLGQLQLAKISGADVIVTDVIDSALELALSLGLMRW; this is encoded by the coding sequence ATGGATGCAACGATGAAAGCGGCTCTGAAAACAGCCACCGGCGAGTTTGACGTAACGGAAGTAGAAACCCCCAAAATACCCCATCCCGACTGGGTGCTGGCCCGAATCCGGGTAGCCGGTATCTGCGGCACCGATCTGCGCCACTGGAAAAAGGCAGAACCCGAATTCGAGCATCATATCATGGGGCACGAAATGGCGGGTGAAGTTGTCGAGGTCGGGCCGGAGGTAACCAGCGTTAAGCCCGGCGACCGGGTCGTTATCGAGACCGTGCTGGGCGACGGTACCTGCGACTGGTGTCGGGTTCAGCAGTACAACCTGTGCCCCAACCTGTATCCCGTACGTATGGAAACGGTGTCGAGAGCTTTTGCCAAATACGTCATCGGGCCAGCCGAGAAATTTCACGTGCTCCCCGATCACGTCAGCTTTGAGGAAGCTACCCTGCTGGACACCTTCTCGGTGGGTCTCCACGCCATTCAGCTGAGCGGCATCCGGCTCAACGACAAGGTAGCGGTGATCGGCGCGGGGCCCATTGGCCTCGGGCAGCTGCAACTGGCCAAGATCAGCGGGGCCGACGTGATTGTAACCGACGTGATCGATTCCGCTCTGGAACTGGCGCTGTCGCTGGGGCTGATGCGGTGGTGA
- a CDS encoding zinc-binding dehydrogenase gives MNTKTEDGYAKVMEFTGGRGVDIAFECAGGPSMPVTLPQATSFARIGGKVVIVGGFETDQKGIELDWAKIQLGEIQLIPSASYSFWGINSEMQMCLDLLANGKLNAQKLITHRFPLDEINKAFETAQDKEHTRAVFVALLV, from the coding sequence GTGAACACCAAAACGGAGGACGGCTACGCGAAAGTCATGGAGTTTACCGGGGGGCGTGGAGTCGATATCGCCTTCGAATGTGCGGGTGGTCCGTCGATGCCCGTTACCTTACCCCAGGCCACCTCGTTTGCCCGCATCGGCGGTAAAGTCGTGATCGTGGGTGGTTTCGAAACCGATCAGAAGGGTATCGAGCTGGACTGGGCCAAGATTCAGCTGGGCGAAATTCAGCTCATCCCGAGCGCCAGCTATTCGTTTTGGGGGATCAATTCCGAGATGCAGATGTGCCTGGATCTGCTGGCGAACGGTAAACTGAACGCCCAGAAGCTGATTACCCACCGGTTTCCGCTGGACGAAATCAACAAAGCGTTTGAAACGGCGCAGGACAAGGAACACACGCGGGCCGTCTTCGTCGCTCTGCTGGTTTGA
- a CDS encoding DUF421 domain-containing protein: MQQEKIFLYDWKRILFGTTPPEFILEVFGRTLIIYLILLVAIRIFGKRLSGQLTITEMSIMLTMGAILAPAMQLADRGLLAGVVALLCALAFQRGINYWGLKNSKAEALIQGKEVALIEDGIMNLKNLRSSRVSRPQLLSALRSENIYTTGSIYRVYLEACGTFSIYTHQTNKSGLSTLMDSDAEIHSIQELDPHSVACQRCGNTVQSHPKPGNCPICDANQWSRLTANQIVCNRIRTFISPTGFGYCWGAHQPIFCWKLSSGRSSCIWFCWYRCDSWASGWPVS, from the coding sequence ATGCAGCAGGAAAAAATCTTTCTTTACGACTGGAAACGCATCCTGTTCGGCACTACCCCGCCGGAGTTCATTCTGGAAGTATTCGGGCGCACGCTGATTATTTACCTGATACTGCTGGTTGCCATACGCATATTCGGCAAACGTTTGTCTGGCCAGCTGACCATCACCGAAATGTCTATCATGCTGACGATGGGGGCCATTCTGGCACCGGCTATGCAACTGGCCGACCGGGGGCTACTGGCCGGTGTCGTTGCCCTGCTCTGCGCCCTGGCTTTTCAGCGTGGCATCAATTACTGGGGCCTGAAAAATTCAAAGGCCGAAGCCTTGATTCAGGGCAAGGAAGTCGCTCTGATAGAAGACGGCATCATGAATCTGAAGAACCTACGATCGAGCCGCGTTTCGAGGCCCCAGCTGCTGAGCGCCTTACGTTCTGAAAACATCTACACGACCGGCAGCATCTACCGTGTTTACCTCGAAGCCTGCGGGACGTTCAGCATCTACACCCACCAGACAAACAAATCCGGCTTATCGACACTGATGGACAGCGATGCTGAAATTCACTCGATTCAGGAACTCGACCCCCACAGCGTCGCCTGTCAGCGCTGCGGAAATACGGTTCAAAGTCACCCCAAACCCGGTAACTGCCCGATTTGTGACGCCAACCAGTGGTCGAGGCTTACCGCTAACCAAATCGTATGCAACAGGATCAGGACGTTCATATCACCGACTGGCTTCGGATATTGCTGGGGGGCACATCAGCCGATTTTCTGCTGGAAATTATCTTCCGGGCGTTCATCGTGTATCTGGTTCTGCTGGTATCGATGCGACTCATGGGCAAGCGGATGGCCAGTCAGCTGA
- a CDS encoding DUF421 domain-containing protein, producing MRLMGKRMASQLSRNEMAALVSLAAAVGIPLLDAHRGIIAPIVVATVIVGIQRLVAWLVQDNPRIEAITQDTPSILVENGVIQLSGIRETLVTRERLFAQLRSNSLEHLG from the coding sequence ATGCGACTCATGGGCAAGCGGATGGCCAGTCAGCTGAGCCGCAATGAAATGGCTGCGCTGGTATCGCTGGCGGCAGCGGTGGGCATACCCCTCCTCGACGCCCACCGGGGCATTATAGCCCCGATCGTCGTGGCTACGGTCATCGTAGGTATTCAGCGGCTCGTCGCCTGGCTGGTGCAGGACAACCCCCGGATCGAAGCCATCACGCAGGATACGCCGAGCATTCTGGTTGAGAATGGCGTGATCCAGCTGTCGGGCATCCGCGAAACGCTGGTCACCCGCGAGCGGCTATTCGCCCAGTTGCGCTCGAACAGCCTCGAACATCTGGGGTAG
- a CDS encoding tetratricopeptide repeat protein yields the protein MSISKAEYYFGQGNCHFNKREYQLAIDQYKQAISVDPQFASAFCNAGVAFAEIHNHAKAIESFQQAIASNPYDAVAFYNMGLSYAEMNNYTKAISAFQSAISLNARHAKAYYNLGLAYTALGQYESAIDHYQQAITIQPVYARAHFSMGLCYAKMTSYQQAVDACLRSIDINPSNAKVYYQVGLLYAELGNYAKAVKYCQQVIELNAHEPAAHYHMGLAYHRLTNFTKAVECYQQAIDLNGQYVEAYHNMGLAYNSLGNNGRAIECYQQAIQLNPRYVEAHYSMGAAYYRLGNYARSIECYELGDTLDLRELSQG from the coding sequence ATGTCTATAAGTAAAGCAGAATACTATTTTGGTCAGGGTAACTGTCACTTCAACAAACGGGAGTACCAGCTTGCCATCGACCAGTATAAGCAGGCGATCAGTGTCGACCCCCAATTTGCGTCCGCCTTTTGTAACGCGGGCGTAGCGTTTGCGGAAATACACAATCACGCTAAAGCGATCGAATCGTTCCAGCAGGCCATCGCGTCAAATCCTTACGATGCTGTGGCGTTTTACAACATGGGGCTCTCATACGCGGAGATGAATAACTATACGAAGGCGATCAGTGCTTTTCAATCTGCCATCTCGCTGAATGCCCGCCACGCCAAAGCCTACTACAACCTGGGTCTGGCGTACACGGCTCTGGGGCAATATGAGTCCGCCATCGATCACTACCAGCAGGCGATCACGATTCAGCCCGTTTACGCCAGGGCGCACTTTAGCATGGGTTTGTGCTACGCGAAAATGACCAGTTACCAACAAGCGGTTGACGCCTGCCTGCGATCCATCGACATAAATCCCAGCAACGCCAAAGTCTATTACCAGGTGGGCTTGCTGTACGCTGAGCTTGGCAACTACGCGAAGGCGGTCAAGTACTGCCAGCAGGTCATTGAGCTGAACGCCCATGAACCAGCCGCTCACTATCACATGGGTCTTGCGTACCATCGGTTAACCAATTTTACCAAAGCCGTAGAGTGTTATCAGCAGGCCATTGATCTGAACGGCCAGTACGTCGAAGCCTATCACAACATGGGCCTTGCGTACAATAGTCTGGGTAACAACGGCCGGGCTATCGAATGCTATCAGCAGGCCATTCAGCTGAACCCGCGTTACGTAGAAGCGCACTACAGTATGGGAGCGGCCTATTACCGGCTGGGCAACTATGCCCGTTCCATCGAGTGCTACGAACTGGGCGATACCCTGGATCTGCGGGAGTTGAGTCAGGGTTGA
- a CDS encoding choice-of-anchor Q domain-containing protein, producing the protein MKNKFTPFYTKTAAYLLGTALWLLSAMSLWAQTVYVTPTGAGQQTGADWPNALPGSQLQATLAAATEGTEFRLAGGIYKPSQTGDRGVSFYIPSAVKVLGGYLGSGANPDQRIDFANTNQPSSTILSGDIDNDNIVDAENTNNVVLFANVNDQTRLDGVVITGGYASGNVAFPGLFATSTGGAGIYNYAYMKASSPTIANCTLTDNYTTGNGGALFVDVRFSQSPIQLINTDFLNNRAAQGGAIYYNATFGQVVQTYLTYCRFVNNTAQSGGAVYLYAEGDQQRYRAESKVQYINCVFQQNTATSQGGALYTIAKGTPSFSATSELINCTLSGNVASQGGAIFSGASPYNVNYITVSSIVSLKNCILWNNGGANAIVNQPYTKIPGSTSDGLAIARSDYGLLETGVTQITDAQNTNNRFSTVSPFSNAQSLELSACSPAINAGLTSLYTDAQGPSTDIANKPRLVGSTIDIGAYEFQGTPAAALAITQQPASQSSVVVGATVETTVGLNTPADSYAWYKDGSLVSGQTSATLRLTNVQIAQAGSYLLVATSACNSVTSTAFSLSVTQPLPPAQRLAQLWLINADNNQPIQLLTPGLTIDLSKLPSRRINIQARTEPSTVGSVVFQLSGQQTRQQVETLIPYALFGDDNKGNYLPWTPAAGNYRLTATPYSSGGGTGTAGTPLTVTFTVIDPVNPQRLAQLLLINADTDQPIQQLTNGQQLDLSKLPTKHLAIQALTDPVTVGSVVFALSGQQSHQQTETLAPYALFGDDQGGHYYSWTPPLGSYTLTATPYSGMGGTGSVGTALSVSFTVIESATPAPQRLAQFLLINADTDQPIQQLTNGQQLDLAKLPTRRLAIQALTDPVIVGSVVFALSGQQGRQQTESIAPYALFGDDQGNFLGWTPSLGSYVLTATPYSSVGGTGVVGMPLTVSFTVINSAAARLAAGGAESIVTDGWLVRVLGNPVVGSEVLVEVSGAQDQPVQYTLTTTAGTILDSRQVFPTHPVDRQTLHTGTTAAGVLLLQVSTPTRRQVVKVLKSY; encoded by the coding sequence ATGAAAAACAAGTTTACCCCGTTTTACACCAAAACCGCTGCTTACCTGCTGGGTACGGCTTTGTGGCTGCTGAGCGCCATGAGTCTATGGGCTCAAACGGTGTATGTCACCCCAACCGGGGCCGGACAGCAGACCGGTGCCGACTGGCCCAACGCCTTGCCCGGAAGCCAGCTTCAGGCCACCCTGGCTGCGGCAACCGAAGGTACCGAGTTTCGACTGGCGGGCGGTATCTACAAACCCAGTCAGACGGGCGATCGTGGCGTTTCCTTTTACATTCCTTCGGCAGTGAAGGTACTGGGCGGCTATCTGGGCAGCGGAGCTAATCCGGACCAACGCATCGACTTTGCCAACACCAACCAGCCCAGCAGCACCATTCTCTCGGGCGACATCGACAATGACAACATAGTGGATGCCGAGAATACCAACAACGTGGTCCTGTTTGCCAACGTCAACGATCAGACACGTCTGGACGGAGTCGTCATCACCGGCGGCTATGCCAGCGGCAACGTAGCCTTTCCCGGTCTGTTTGCAACCAGTACAGGCGGTGCCGGCATTTACAACTACGCATACATGAAGGCCAGCAGCCCGACAATTGCCAACTGTACACTAACAGACAACTATACAACTGGTAACGGCGGGGCGCTCTTCGTTGACGTGCGATTTTCTCAATCGCCTATTCAGCTTATAAACACTGACTTTCTCAATAACCGGGCAGCTCAGGGCGGTGCCATCTACTACAATGCTACTTTTGGGCAGGTTGTCCAGACCTACCTGACCTACTGCCGTTTTGTAAACAACACGGCTCAATCAGGCGGGGCTGTTTACCTATATGCCGAAGGAGATCAGCAGCGGTATCGCGCCGAATCGAAAGTCCAGTATATAAACTGTGTTTTTCAGCAGAACACGGCTACCAGTCAGGGGGGCGCGCTGTACACAATAGCCAAGGGAACGCCTTCATTTAGTGCCACAAGTGAGCTGATTAACTGTACCTTGAGTGGGAATGTGGCTTCACAGGGCGGGGCTATCTTCAGCGGGGCCTCACCCTATAATGTTAATTATATAACCGTATCGAGTATTGTTTCCCTGAAGAATTGCATTCTATGGAATAATGGTGGAGCTAATGCAATCGTCAATCAGCCTTACACCAAGATTCCCGGCTCAACCAGTGATGGTCTGGCAATCGCCCGATCCGACTATGGACTTCTGGAGACTGGCGTAACACAGATTACTGACGCTCAAAACACCAATAACCGATTTAGTACGGTATCGCCCTTCAGCAATGCACAGAGCCTGGAGTTATCCGCTTGCTCGCCAGCCATCAACGCCGGGCTAACTTCGCTTTATACAGATGCCCAGGGGCCGTCGACCGACATCGCGAATAAACCCCGGTTAGTAGGAAGCACCATTGACATCGGGGCCTACGAGTTTCAGGGAACACCTGCCGCAGCCCTCGCCATCACTCAGCAACCCGCCAGTCAGTCCAGTGTTGTGGTCGGCGCTACCGTCGAGACGACCGTGGGTCTTAACACCCCCGCCGACAGCTACGCCTGGTACAAAGATGGCAGCCTGGTTTCGGGGCAGACCTCCGCTACGCTCCGGCTCACCAATGTGCAGATCGCTCAGGCTGGTTCCTATTTACTGGTAGCGACCAGCGCCTGCAACAGCGTTACGTCCACCGCCTTTAGTTTGTCTGTTACCCAGCCCCTGCCCCCTGCCCAGCGGCTGGCGCAGCTCTGGCTCATCAACGCTGACAACAACCAGCCTATCCAGCTTCTCACCCCGGGTTTGACCATCGACCTGTCTAAACTACCCAGCCGTCGCATCAATATCCAGGCCCGCACCGAACCCAGTACCGTAGGTTCAGTGGTCTTTCAGCTCAGTGGCCAGCAGACTCGCCAGCAAGTGGAAACCCTGATTCCCTACGCCCTCTTCGGTGACGATAACAAAGGCAACTACCTCCCCTGGACTCCGGCCGCCGGAAATTACCGACTAACGGCAACTCCTTACTCGAGCGGTGGGGGTACCGGTACGGCGGGCACCCCACTAACAGTGACCTTTACGGTCATCGACCCAGTGAACCCCCAGCGGCTGGCTCAGCTGCTACTCATCAATGCCGATACCGACCAGCCTATTCAACAACTCACGAACGGCCAGCAACTGGATCTCTCCAAATTACCAACTAAACATCTGGCTATCCAGGCCCTGACCGACCCCGTAACGGTGGGTTCGGTGGTGTTTGCCCTGAGCGGTCAGCAGAGCCACCAGCAAACCGAAACGCTTGCCCCTTACGCCCTCTTCGGCGACGACCAGGGGGGCCACTACTACAGTTGGACGCCCCCCCTGGGCAGCTACACCCTTACCGCCACGCCGTATTCAGGGATGGGCGGCACCGGCAGCGTGGGCACGGCACTGAGCGTTTCTTTTACCGTCATAGAGTCGGCTACCCCTGCTCCCCAGCGGCTGGCTCAATTCCTGCTCATCAATGCCGATACCGACCAGCCTATTCAACAACTGACAAACGGCCAGCAACTCGACCTTGCTAAACTACCAACCAGGCGTCTGGCTATTCAGGCCCTGACCGATCCCGTAATAGTGGGTTCGGTGGTGTTTGCCCTGAGCGGTCAGCAAGGCCGCCAGCAAACCGAATCGATTGCGCCCTACGCCCTCTTCGGCGACGACCAGGGAAATTTTCTGGGCTGGACACCATCGCTGGGTTCCTATGTACTGACAGCCACGCCGTATTCGAGCGTGGGAGGAACGGGTGTAGTAGGGATGCCCCTGACAGTGTCGTTTACAGTTATTAATTCGGCTGCGGCCCGCCTGGCAGCTGGTGGAGCAGAATCCATTGTAACAGACGGCTGGCTGGTGCGTGTGCTTGGCAATCCTGTCGTCGGTAGTGAGGTGCTCGTGGAGGTAAGCGGGGCACAGGATCAGCCTGTACAGTATACGCTGACAACAACGGCGGGAACGATCCTGGACAGTCGACAGGTATTCCCGACTCATCCGGTGGATCGCCAAACATTGCATACGGGCACCACGGCAGCAGGCGTCCTGCTGTTACAGGTCAGTACACCTACCCGGCGGCAAGTAGTGAAAGTGCTCAAAAGCTATTAA